A portion of the Piscirickettsia litoralis genome contains these proteins:
- a CDS encoding IS30 family transposase, with translation MAYRHLNEKDRFYIEQRLSEGDSMRSIARELGFAPSTVSRETKRHTPSDFNGLYCHRLATRCAQEKRAYAKQGQAFQKISEKAKVLIHERLSTHTSPDVISKELIQEHDIQVSESTIYRYIHEDREKGGELYKSLPHSGKPYKKKVKSGDKTKIPNRVGIEQRPAIADEKTEFGHFEIDTIVGRDHKSYLLTLVDKANKMCCIRKMANKCAETVVETFRSIVASTFFDFKTITSDNGTEFAGHEDISKITDADFYFARPYRSCGRGLNEHTNGLIRRFLPKGTDFNEISDDEIAKIEHTLNARRRASLDYRAPNHVFLENLMAA, from the coding sequence ATGGCTTATCGACACTTAAATGAAAAAGATCGTTTTTATATCGAACAACGTTTATCAGAAGGGGATTCCATGAGATCAATTGCTAGAGAGCTTGGCTTTGCTCCTAGCACAGTCAGTCGTGAGACTAAACGGCATACCCCGAGCGACTTTAACGGTCTTTATTGCCATCGTTTAGCCACGCGTTGTGCACAAGAAAAACGTGCTTACGCTAAGCAGGGTCAGGCTTTTCAGAAAATTTCTGAGAAAGCAAAAGTATTGATTCATGAGCGGTTAAGCACCCATACGTCACCCGATGTTATTAGTAAAGAACTTATACAGGAGCATGATATCCAAGTGAGCGAGAGCACCATCTACCGTTATATTCATGAGGATCGAGAGAAAGGAGGAGAGCTTTACAAAAGCCTGCCCCACTCTGGAAAACCTTATAAGAAGAAGGTGAAAAGTGGCGATAAAACTAAAATACCTAACCGCGTTGGTATTGAGCAAAGGCCCGCTATTGCTGACGAAAAGACTGAATTTGGTCATTTTGAAATTGATACGATAGTAGGTCGAGATCACAAGTCTTACTTGTTAACCCTTGTCGATAAAGCCAATAAGATGTGTTGTATAAGAAAAATGGCTAACAAATGTGCAGAAACCGTTGTTGAGACCTTCAGAAGTATAGTCGCCTCAACGTTCTTTGACTTTAAAACGATTACCTCAGATAACGGGACAGAGTTCGCTGGTCATGAGGATATTTCAAAGATTACTGATGCTGACTTCTATTTTGCTAGACCTTACCGCTCTTGTGGCAGAGGTTTAAATGAGCACACAAATGGTTTGATAAGACGCTTTCTTCCTAAAGGGACGGATTTTAATGAAATAAGTGATGATGAAATAGCAAAAATAGAGCATACATTGAATGCGAGAAGAAGGGCGAGTTTAGATTATCGCGCACCTAATCACGTTTTTTTAGAGAATTTAATGGCGGCTTAG
- a CDS encoding coiled-coil domain-containing protein, whose translation MTEIEVIRQACARAAAKHPKRRATVTAVRAELNNKGSVDRIAKTVKSFNAEKIEQETLNLPTIDLGDLNLEQEDELLLSSLVQSLEKKYREKEKRLLASLQQKEASLEEHYAQLIDGFNQRQIAFDASEKAYQQEIEHLRNQQDTVYTLTEGYIEKISELKRGQESLEESVQLKEAQIQELKTTLAESEKKAEDQRLKLSKQYDESQALLKEEAAKLEEALDIQVRKCIDLQNRHDDLNEIYNKETARLYRELDLAKRAQIETLAQANKEQRGQQKVIDMLMAARNDIRTELGTLKQKIAARDVALNKAKQRLRKKS comes from the coding sequence GTGACAGAGATTGAAGTTATCAGACAAGCATGTGCGCGGGCGGCGGCGAAACATCCGAAACGCCGTGCGACTGTGACGGCTGTACGCGCAGAACTCAATAATAAGGGGTCCGTGGATCGTATTGCCAAGACAGTGAAGTCGTTTAATGCAGAAAAAATAGAACAAGAAACGCTAAACTTACCGACGATTGATCTTGGGGATCTCAATTTAGAGCAAGAGGATGAGTTATTATTAAGCTCTCTGGTTCAGTCCTTAGAGAAAAAGTATCGCGAGAAAGAAAAACGCTTGCTTGCCTCACTGCAACAAAAAGAAGCATCACTAGAAGAGCACTATGCTCAGTTAATTGATGGATTTAATCAACGGCAAATTGCTTTTGATGCATCAGAAAAGGCGTATCAACAAGAGATTGAGCATCTACGCAATCAGCAAGATACAGTATACACATTGACTGAGGGATATATTGAGAAAATAAGCGAACTCAAGCGTGGACAGGAATCTCTGGAAGAATCTGTACAGCTCAAAGAAGCTCAAATACAAGAATTGAAAACGACACTCGCTGAATCTGAAAAAAAGGCCGAAGATCAGCGACTGAAATTATCTAAGCAATATGATGAGAGTCAGGCTTTGCTTAAAGAAGAAGCAGCTAAACTTGAAGAAGCGTTGGATATTCAAGTTAGAAAATGTATAGATCTTCAGAATCGTCACGATGATTTGAACGAAATTTATAATAAAGAAACCGCTCGGCTCTATAGAGAACTTGATCTTGCAAAACGTGCGCAAATTGAAACTCTTGCTCAAGCAAATAAAGAACAACGCGGTCAGCAAAAAGTCATCGATATGCTAATGGCGGCACGTAATGATATTCGCACTGAATTAGGAACACTTAAGCAAAAAATCGCCGCACGTGATGTGGCGCTTAATAAGGCCAAGCAACGATTAAGGAAAAAATCGTGA